In Saccharomycodes ludwigii strain NBRC 1722 chromosome III, whole genome shotgun sequence, one DNA window encodes the following:
- the TRM12 gene encoding tRNA(Phe) (4-demethylwyosine(37)-C(7)) aminocarboxypropyltransferase (similar to Saccharomyces cerevisiae YML005W |TRM12 | TRna Methyltransferase), whose product MPTQIILKDKQLIKKYKNILNVYNIKPKIIIKTNSLIILEITIDESTSANKDLFVTLENSNKDDKIEIVHDNSPSKIPNTTIITGHRQKIKLAEFINLYFHDNEHLTELIKNHVSTKYTLYPPLILFNYSPVKQMFTSELWESVLSNCHSNGVNRDSFFKKLIKNCFDDSIYTHIAINQPILENDSKTNINDNKNLWRKPLNIRPIYGSFWETEEYASNNSPELWKSPTERDFTNAFWCHTVQNGIYQSWAPFFTMFSRGNVKEKARILITTKTAEGNNSYADIEGNDVVDMYCGIGYFTLSYLKRNCNRIFCFDLNPWSCEGLKRALLKNKFEKDDKKRCYIFNESNEYCLSELENYEKQFVNNIDTSRLRIRHINMGLLPTSEASWELALKIVAKHSYELPIVTLHIHENIHIDEIEGENGFVKCKLLPKLKNYQVTIENNFKVNVTHAEKIKTYAPDIWHVCIDVDIIK is encoded by the coding sequence ATGCCAActcaaataatattaaaggATAAGCAgctaattaaaaaatataaaaatatactaaATGTTTACAAcataaaaccaaaaattataatcaaaacaaATTCTTTAATTATCTTAGAAATTACAATTGATGAGTCTACTTCTGCTAATAAAGACTTGTTTGTAACTTTGGAAAACTCCAATAAAGatgataaaatagaaatagtACATGATAATAGTCCAAGTAAAATACCtaatactactattatcaCAGGACACagacaaaaaataaagttggctgaatttatcaatttatatttccATGATAATGAACACTTGACAGAACTGATAAAAAACCATGTTTCAACCAAATATACCTTATACCCACCATTAATACTATTTAATTATTCTCCCGTCAAACAAATGTTTACTAGTGAATTATGGGAATCTGTTTTGTCTAATTGCCACAGCAATGGTGTAAATCGAgattccttttttaaaaaattgattaaaaattgttttgaCGACTCGATTTACACCCATATAGCTATAAATCAGcctattttggaaaatgatagtaaaacaaatataaatgataataaaaacctATGGAGGAAACCTTTGAACATTAGACCGATATACGGTTCATTTTGGGAAACTGAAGAATATGCTAGTAATAATTCCCCCGAGTTATGGAAGTCCCCTACCGAAAGAGATTTTACTAATGCATTCTGGTGTCATACTGTACAGAATGGTATTTATCAATCTTGGGCACCATTTTTCACAATGTTTAGTAGGGGTAATGTTAAGGAGAAAGCTCGTATCTTAATAACCACAAAGACAGCAGAGGGTAATAATTCATATGCAGATATTGAGGGGAATGATGTTGTGGATATGTATTGTGGGATAGGATATTTTACATTATCATACTTAAAAAGGAATTGTAAtagaattttttgttttgatttAAACCCCTGGAGTTGTGAAGGTTTGAAAAGAGCATTgcttaaaaataaatttgaaaaagatgataaaaaacgatgttatatatttaatgaaAGTAATGAATATTGTTTAAGCGAACTAGAAAATTATGAAAAGCAATTTGTGAATAATATTGACACATCCAGGTTAAGAATAAGACATATCAATATGGGATTGTTACCTACAAGCGAAGCTAGTTGGGAGTTGGCTTTAAAAATTGTCGCCAAACACAGTTATGAATTACCAATTGTCACTTTACACATACatgaaaatatacatattgATGAGATTGAAGGTGAAAACGGATTTGTTAAATGTAAATTATTAcctaaattaaaaaattaccaaGTAACCATAGAAAATAACTTTAAGGTTAACGTGACTCATGCAGAGAAAATCAAAACTTATGCTCCTGATATTTGGCATGTTTGTATTGACgtagatattattaaatag
- the SDS3 gene encoding Sds3p (similar to Saccharomyces cerevisiae YIL084C | SDS3 | Suppressor of Defective Silencing): MEQKSQQTTELLNHPITATTTSNAVTTNSTLSNNHRQNITTTMTKKDRKKRQALETKVMKITNKFCQDKDLHYKERLAKLQTNLTTMHQGNNPEYIRLVRDLEEERDLELIRLRYFEEYRVYRASLEFQQDIEHLKLEHENLITLCKKKLYQQLENKLQSLQEEKLLLDVANSHSYAMDYSRPITNFKNTRNSNSTASNFLGVNDNSGSASDFDNTNGDNNEVRLLAQINEGYSSGEKGVNINNTSTNNLSGNAWHDSSSTDDISSSSSAFNNGIGRRSLRRRVTTKQAALAADNNNSEDNRSTNHHINGTGKNHRNGGNNRHNNKNSDDTNKISEEWTKSLSEYSQLHALIFGTTDEDGNNNNHTHTNNKRKGFGRYSTKSAPPLQSLSRNEVTADINLIRSLTGQQPSPFSC, translated from the coding sequence ATGGAGCAAAAATCGCAACAAACAACAGAATTACTAAACCATCCGATTACGGCTACTACTACTTCGAACGCCGTTACAACTAATTCCACACTATCTAATAACCATAGGCAAAACATTACAACAACTATGACTAAAaaagatagaaaaaaaagacaggCTTTAGAAACAAAAGTGATGAAAATTACTAACAAATTCTGTCAAGATAAAGATTTACATTATAAAGAGAGATTGGCCAAATTGCAAACAAACTTAACAACAATGCACCAGGGGAATAATCCCGAGTACATCAGACTAGTTCGGGatttagaagaagaaagagaTTTAGAATTAATTAGGTTACGCTATTTTGAAGAATATAGAGTTTATAGGGCCAGCTTAGAATTTCAACAAGATATTGAACATCTAAAATTAGAACatgaaaatttaataacCTTGtgtaagaaaaaattgtatcaacaattggaaaataaattacaaTCTTTACAAGAAGAGAAATTATTGTTAGACGTAGCCAATTCGCACTCCTATGCCATGGATTACTCTAGACCAATcaccaattttaaaaatacaagaAATAGCAATAGTACCGCAAGCAATTTCCTTGGGGTAAATGACAACAGCGGTAGTGCAAGCGATTTTGATAATACAAATGGCGATAATAACGAAGTAAGATTACTAGCACAGATAAACGAGGGCTATAGTAGTGGCGAGAAAGGtgttaatattaacaacaCCAGTACAAATAATCTTAGTGGGAATGCTTGGCATGATTCTTCTTCCACAGATGATATAAGTAGCAGCAGCAGCGCATTTAACAATGGTATTGGTCGTCGGTCATTAAGGAGACGAGTAACAACCAAACAAGCAGCTTTAGCCgctgataataataatagtgaaGATAATAGAAGTACTAATCATCATATAAATGGTACCGGCAAGAATCATAGGAACGGCGGTAACAATAGacacaataataaaaattccgatgatacaaataaaatttctgAAGAGTGGACAAAATCTTTATCTGAATATTCGCAATTACATGCTTTAATCTTTGGTACTACAGACGAGGAtggtaataacaacaaccatacccatactaataataaaagaaaaggttTTGGTAGATATTCAACGAAATCTGCACCGCCTTTACAATCCTTAAGTAGGAACGAAGTGACAGCTGATATTAATTTGATAAGATCCTTGACTGGGCAACAGCCATCACCATTTAGTTGTTAA
- the AVT7 gene encoding Avt7p (similar to Saccharomyces cerevisiae YIL088C | AVT7 | Amino acid Vacuolar Transport) — MSASITSSTINLTKTIVGAGLLAIPYAFNQDGILIGSLLTILAAITTSYGLYLLGISSSTFLSDPRSSSFFSLCAITYPNFTLLFDFAMFVQCYGVCLSYIVLIGDVFPSLFGGDRSIWIYLSTLLVVPLSLLKNLDSLRYSSLVGLCAIAYLVCFIVTKFFTDGITSTDAIHWITVNSFKGLFSSFSILVFAYTASMNMFSICNELQDNSIKNITRVINQSVGISCTLFLTVGILGYLTFGDDVQGNIIINYDPNSIFTKIGQFSLGITIIFSFPLLFHPLRISTNNMVFSIIRIYNNNGKKYNETNHTAPLLNNSSNNNTTATYSSISRISSSQASHTSINSMIDESSLLEEAADLNTVEFSNSRFYLITFILLVSIYLLGLNVTSFALVLSLVGATGSTSISFILPGLFGYKLFSGNESTNKRNSNKLIAITSLVLTIYGVSVMIISVFATLFLQ; from the coding sequence ATGTCTGCTTCAATTACCTCCTCAACTATTAACCTGACCAAAACTATAGTTGGTGCAGGATTATTGGCTATCCCATATGCTTTCAACCAAGATGGTATACTTATTGGGTCTTTATTAACCATATTAGCAGCAATCACCACCTCCTATGGCTTATACCTTTTAGGAATATCATCCTCTACGTTTTTATCTGATCCCAGATCCTCCTCCTTTTTCTCCTTATGTGCCATAACTTATCCCAACTTCACGTTATTGTTTGATTTTGCCATGTTTGTCCAATGCTATGGAGTTTGTTTAAGTTATATCGTGTTAATTGGCGATGTTTTCCCATCATTATTTGGTGGTGACAGAAGTATTTGGATCTATTTAAGCACTTTACTTGTTGTACCATTAAgtttgttgaaaaatttggatAGTTTAAGATATTCAAGTTTAGTAGGATTGTGTGCCATTGCCTATTTGGTGTGTTTTATAGTCACAAAATTTTTCACCGATGGAATTACAAGCACAGATGCAATCCATTGGATAACCGTTAACAGTTTTAAAGGTTTGTTTTCCTCTTTTAGTATCTTAGTTTTCGCCTACACTGCATCTATGAATATGTTTAGTATTTGTAATGAATTGCAAGATAATtcgataaaaaatattacaagaGTAATTAACCAATCAGTTGGTATTTCATGCACTTTGTTTCTAACCGTAGGAATCTTGGGTTATTTAACGTTTGGTGACGATGTTCAGGGcaatatcatcatcaattATGATCCAAATTCAATTTTCACCAAGATTGGCCAGTTTTCATTGGGAATTaccataattttttcattccCCTTGTTGTTCCATCCTTTAAGAATATCTACAAACAACATggtattttcaataattcgcatatacaataataacggGAAAAAATACAATGAAACAAATCACACTGCACCACTACTTAATAATTCCAGCAATAACAACACCACCGCCACTTATTCCTCTATTAGTAGAATTTCATCCTCCCAAGCTTCACATACTTCGATTAATTCAATGATTGATGAATCATCTTTATTAGAAGAAGCTGCCGACTTAAATACAGTagaattttcaaattcaagATTTTACTTAATAACGTTTATCTTACTGGTCAGTATTTACTTATTAGGTTTAAATGTTACTTCATTTGCTTTAGTTTTATCATTGGTAGGTGCTACTGGTTCAACTTCTATTTCGTTTATATTACCAGGTTTATTTGGTTACAAATTGTTTAGCGGCAATGAAAGCACTAATAAGAGGAATAGTAACAAACTCATTGCTATTACAAGTTTAGTTTTAACCATTTACGGTGTTTCTGTGATGATCATATCAGTATTTGccactttatttttacaataa
- the HHF2 gene encoding histone H4 (similar to Saccharomyces cerevisiae YBR009C | HHF1 | Histone H Four): MSGRGKGGKGLGKGGAKRHRKILRDNIQGITKPAIRRLARRGGVKRISGLIYEEVRAVLKSFLESVIRDAVTYTEHAKRKTVTSLDVVYALKRQGRTLYGFGG, translated from the coding sequence atgtcCGGTAGAGGTAAAGGTGGTAAAGGTTTAGGTAAAGGTGGTGCCAAACGTCATAGAAAAATTCTAAGGGATAATATCCAAGGTATTACTAAGCCAGCTATTAGAAGATTGGCCAGAAGAGGTGGTGTTAAACGTATCTCTGGTTTGATTTACGAAGAAGTTAGAGCCGTTTTGAAGAGTTTCTTGGAATCTGTTATCAGAGATGCTGTCACTTATACTGAACACGCTAAGAGAAAGACTGTTACTTCTTTAGATGTTGTTTATGCTTTGAAGAGACAAGGCAGAACTTTGTACGGTTTCGGTGGTTGA
- the SIW14 gene encoding putative tyrosine protein phosphatase SIW14 (similar to Saccharomyces cerevisiae YNL032W | SIW14 | Synthetic Interaction with Whi2) has product MVLPVNTPNDIDENAKLDAHILLNKYKKGNITQTILAEKLRLTLRITEIEDVLKEDPELLEYVKKSSTSTRNRTTNNTSKSHNTVNRDTDHNGNPELSVENDNNGSTTATTPDIVYPPENFSHVVGDIYRSSYPRLENVLFLAKHLKLKSILVLIPEDYPQELLTQIEKYNIKIFQVGMSGNKEPFVNIPNDLLTKALEIVINPENHPILIHCNRGKHRTGCIVGCIRKLQNWSLTMIFDEYRRFAFPKARALDQQFIEMYDIGEIISIASENNWLPIKW; this is encoded by the coding sequence ATGGTCCTACCGGTAAACACTCCTAACGATATAGATGAAAATGCCAAGTTAGATGCACATATATTACTAAACAAGTATAAAAAGGGGAACATAACGCAAACCATTTTAGCAGAAAAACTTCGGTTAACATTACGGATTACTGAGATTGAAGATGTTTTGAAAGAGGACCCTGAATTATTAGAGTATGTCAAAAAATCAAGTACTTCTACACGCAATAGAACAACAAATAACACTTCAAAATCACATAACACTGTCAATAGAGACACTGACCATAATGGTAATCCAGAGTTATCGGTAGAAAACGATAACAATGGAAGTACCACAGCTACTACACCAGATATAGTATATCCTCCAGAAAATTTTAGTCATGTAGTCGGCGATATATACAGAAGTTCTTATCCAAGATTAGAAAATGTACTCTTTTTGGCCAAGCATTTAAAACTAAAGTCTATTTTGGTCTTGATCCCGGAAGACTATCCACAAGAACTTTTAACtcaaatagaaaaatataacattAAAATCTTTCAGGTTGGTATGAGCGGTAACAAGGAGCCCTTTGTAAATATACCAAACGACTTGTTAACTAAAGCTTTGGAAATTGTAATAAATCCTGAGAATCATCCAATACTAATTCATTGTAATAGAGGGAAACATAGGACAGGATGCATTGTTGGTTGTATACGtaaattacaaaattgGTCATTAACTATGATATTTGATGAATATAGAAGATTTGCATTTCCGAAAGCTCGTGCTTTGGATCaacaatttattgaaatgtATGATATCGGCGAAATTATTAGCATAGCCTCTGAAAATAACTGGTTACCTATCAAATGGTGA
- the HHT2 gene encoding histone H3 (similar to Saccharomyces cerevisiae YBR010W | HHT1 | Histone H Three), whose product MARTKQTARKSTGGKAPRKQLASKAARKSAPSTGGVKKPHRYKPGTVALREIRRFQKSTELLIRKLPFQRLVREIAQDFKTDLRFQSSAIGALQESVEAYLVSLFEDTNLAAIHAKRVTIQKKDIKLARRLRGERS is encoded by the coding sequence atggcTAGAACTAAACAAACAGCTAGAAAATCCACCGGTGGTAAAGCCCCAAGAAAACAATTAGCCTCAAAGGCCGCCAGAAAATCTGCTCCATCTACTGGTGGTGTTAAGAAACCTCACAGATATAAGCCAGGTACTGTTGCCTTGAGAGAAATTAGAAGATTTCAAAAATCTACTGAGTTGTTGATTAGAAAATTACCTTTCCAAAGATTAGTTAGAGAAATTGCTCAAGACTTTAAAACCGACTTGAGATTTCAATCCTCCGCCATCGGTGCTTTGCAAGAATCTGTAGAAGCTTATTTGGTTTCTCTTTTTGAAGATACTAACTTGGCCGCTATTCATGCCAAGCGTGTTACTATCCAAAAGaaagatattaaattgGCTAGAAGACTAAGAGGTGAAAgatcataa
- the KTR5 gene encoding putative mannosyltransferase (similar to Saccharomyces cerevisiae YIL085C | KTR7 | Kre Two Related (paralog of YNL029C | KTR5)), whose protein sequence is MKVLIPHYLQKILPFNIRSRNNKEKKYPNDHSNKTFFGNRYPVKKRSKLLLFVLVLSFISIATLILHLLFDIKTSFIDQFKNNKDGLVNFSDIDFASPIDSPFYRGCINTHDYITDPGYQKANASFVMLTRNEELDGVLITMQSLERHFNQWFQYPYVFLNDKPFTEEFKSTIRKYTTAECHFGVVESIDWEFPEIITSKNGAETRNPLFDMAIHDQGDRGIMYGNMESYHKMCRFYSGMFYRHPLVTKYEWYWRIEPDVQFYCDISYDPFVEMHKHGKKYGFTVLIKELYWTVPNLFRFTKSYIKKERIKVGTLWELFTKNYKIIEPISEQHLLMDKFINKDDEVNDEFSRYVEMEYLLNNIDKKLNNAIDNEFLSDLMNDGDSHMDPSKIIKDKNGISSIIKSSMRKPPIVEDKFDNEEYNLCHFWSNFEIARVDTFNNDLYNKYFQFLEESGGFWTERWGDAPVHSLGISLFLNKEDVHYFRDIGYQHSTLGHCPANAKGQQLPYVANPKYEQEIFPKYYDSSLWNFLKTKKKKETEYSSGCRCKCPLNMGEIEDTSIDCVGNFAEIIQEDFATQTVYDAGKFEKQVSEGYINYLKDHNN, encoded by the coding sequence aTGAAGGTACTAATACCTcattatttacaaaaaattttaccCTTTAATATTAGAAGCAGAAACAATaaggagaaaaaatatccaaatgaccatagtaataaaactttttttggaaatcgTTATCCTGTAAAAAAGAGATCCAAATTACTACTCTTTGTTTTAGTTTTATCGTTCATTTCCATAGCCACATTAATATTACATCTACTATTCGATATAAAAACATCATTCATTGATCAGTTTAAGAATAACAAAGATGGCTTGGTTAACTTTTCAGATATAGATTTTGCCAGTCCTATCGACTCCCCCTTTTATCGAGGTTGTATAAATACCCATGACTATATAACAGATCCCGGTTATCAAAAAGCCAATGCTTCATTTGTTATGTTGACTAGAAACGAAGAATTAGACGGTGTGTTAATAACTATGCAGTCGTTAGAGAGGCATTTTAACCAGTGGTTTCAGTATCCCTACGTTTTTCTTAATGATAAACCATTCACAGAAGAATTCAAATCTACtattagaaaatatacaaCTGCAGAGTGTCATTTCGGTGTTGTTGAATCCATTGACTGGGAGTTCCCAGAAATTATTACCAGTAAAAACGGCGCAGAAACTCGTAATCCTTTATTTGATATGGCCATTCATGATCAGGGCGATAGGGGTATTATGTATGGGAACATGGAATCGTATCATAAAATGTGTAGGTTTTACTCGGGTATGTTTTATAGACATCCATTGGTCACTAAATATGAATGGTACTGGAGAATTGAGCCTGATGTACAGTTCTATTGCGATATCAGTTACGATCCCTTTGTGGAGATGCACAAACATGGTAAAAAATATGGGTTTACAGTATTAATCAAGGAACTATATTGGACTGTCCCGAATTTGTTTAGATTTACCAAGAGTTATATCAAAAAGGAGCGCATTAAAGTTGGTACCTTATGGGAACTATTTACTAAAAATTATAAGATTATCGAACCAATCAGCGAACAACATTTGCTAATggataaatttattaacaaaGACGATGAAGTTAACGATGAATTTAGTAGATATGTGGAAAtggaatatttattaaataatatagataaaaaattgaacaatGCTATTGataatgaatttttaagTGATTTAATGAATGATGGTGATTCACATATGGACCCTtctaaaattatcaaagaCAAAAATGGAATAAGTTCGATAATTAAGAGCTCCATGAGGAAACCTCCCATTGTTGAAGATAAATTTGATAATGAAGAATATAATTTGTGCCACTTTTGGTCGAATTTTGAAATCGCCAGAGTTGATACATTTAATAACGACCTgtacaataaatatttccAGTTTTTGGAAGAGTCGGGTGGCTTTTGGACAGAAAGATGGGGGGATGCACCAGTTCACTCGTTAGgaatttctttgtttttgaataaaGAGGATGTACATTACTTTAGAGATATTGGGTATCAGCATTCTACGTTGGGTCATTGTCCGGCAAATGCCAAAGGCCAACAATTACCGTATGTGGCCAATCCTAAATATGAGCAAGAGATATTTCCTAAGTACTATGATAGTTCGTTATGGAACTTTTTGAaaaccaagaaaaaaaaggaaactGAGTATTCGAGTGGTTGTCGATGCAAGTGTCCACTTAATATGGGCGAGATTGAAGATACCTCCATTGATTGCGTTGGTAATTTTGCAGAAATTATACAAGAAGATTTTGCTACACAAACGGTCTATGATGCAGggaaatttgaaaaacaagTTAGTGAAGGATATATAAACTATTTGAAGGATCATAACAACTAA
- the AIM19 gene encoding Aim19p (similar to Saccharomyces cerevisiae YIL087C | AIM19 | Altered Inheritance rate of Mitochondria) translates to MSTSQPPLQQEHANWILRNLYDYSSTPYPAWGAAGLYLSMPIISPAITQPIAVTSSLKNKLMGKVITPSSFNTASEGYVLKSIGPSIKNCLLFGGCLALGGYIVYDGDLESGSGFIGAWSTLYLIVNGKKSINCLKYSKFIPIVGTVFALNNALTYGRRFIMGDTIIPNRPMPL, encoded by the coding sequence aTGTCAACGTCTCAACCACCCCTACAACAAGAACATGCCAATTGGATTTTGAGAAACTTATATGATTACTCCTCCACTCCATACCCAGCATGGGGAGCAGCTGGGTTATATTTAAGTATGCCAATCATTTCACCAGCTATAACTCAACCAATAGCAGTTACATcatctttaaaaaacaaattaatgGGCAAAGTGATCACCCCATCTTCATTTAACACTGCTAGTGAGGGGTATGTTTTGAAAAGTATTGGTCcgtcaattaaaaattgcCTATTATTTGGTGGATGCTTGGCATTAGGTGGATATATTGTATATGATGGTGATTTAGAAAGTGGCAGTGGGTTTATTGGTGCTTGGAGCACTCTATATCTAATTGTCAATGgtaaaaaatcaataaattgtttaaaatatagTAAATTTATTCCAATCGTTGGCACCGTTTTTGCTTTAAATAATGCTTTAACTTATGGTAGAAGATTTATAATGGGTGATACTATAATTCCTAATAGACCAATGCCATTGTGA